A section of the Humulus lupulus chromosome 2, drHumLupu1.1, whole genome shotgun sequence genome encodes:
- the LOC133814696 gene encoding uncharacterized protein LOC133814696, protein MCKKDKVERLKTSLGFAGMVVVEAQGHKGGIAFLWRYAEEAQLMNFSTSHIDLVIESRGSPKYRLTGLYELHGYPYTWERGRNSSNLIEIRLDRALANSSWIHSFPEAILSNHEISTSDHCPIILSPIPNTRFSIVRRFKFENAWLREPMCRQIVEEVWQANRHHPIQKKLAICAEVLGPWGQDITGSFRRRLDQCNRTLKLLKPLHDSHSTKKFQEASSSLFEILTQQEVFWKQRSKQLWLREGDLNSKYFHASARTRRRANHIESLRNDTGEMVDWRSGLEHLMVEYFQTLFKSSVDEWNEVVSRVVPTITPSQNAMLLAPIEDDEVKSALFHMHPDKSPGPDGMSPGFYQMFWPIVGQDVIHEMKKF, encoded by the exons ATGTGTAAGAAGGATAAAGTTGAGAGGCTAAAAACTAGTTTGGGCTTTGCTGGGATGGTTGTTGTTGAGGCCCAGGGCCACAAGGGTGGAATTGCTTTTCTTTGGAGGTATGCCGAGGAAGCCCAACTCATGAACTTTAGCACCTCTCACATTGACCTAGTCATTGAATCACGTGGCAGCCCCAAGTACCGCCTCACTGGTCTATACG AGCTTCATGGGTACCCTTATACGTGGGAGAGAGGTAGAAACAGCTCAAATCTCATAGAAATACGACTTGACCGAGCCCTTGCTAATTCTAGTTGGATTCATTCCTTTCCAGAAGCCATACTCAGCAACCATGAAATTTCTACCTCTGATCATTGTCCCATTATATTGTCCCCGATCCCCAATACCAGATTTTCCATTGTAAGGCGTTTTAAGTTTGAGAATGCTTGGTTGCGTGAGCCCATGTGTCGTCAAATTGTTGAAGAGGTTTGGCAAGCTAATCGGCATCATCCTATACAGAAGAAACTTGCCATTTGCGCCGAAGTATTGGGTCCTTGGGGTCAAGATATCACAGGGAGTTTTAGAAGAAGGCTGGACCAATGTAATCGTACCTTGAAGCTTCTGAAGCCTCTCCATGATAGCCACTCTACAAAGAAATTCCAAGAGGCCTCTTCATCATTGTTTGAGATTCTTACACAGCAGGAAGTATTTTGGAAACAGAGATCCAAACAGTTGTGGCTGCGCGAAGGGGACCTAAACTCCAAGTATTTTCATGCATCGGCCAGAACCCGTAGGCGTGCCAATCATATTGAGAGTCTCCGGAATGATACAGGTGAGATGGTGGATTGGAGGTCTGGCCTTGAGCATCTCATGGTGGAGTattttcagactctgttcaagtCTTCGGTTGATGAGTGGAACGAAGTTGTATCTCGTGTTGTGCCGACCATAACCCCAAGTCAGAATGCAATGCTGCTGGCTCCAATAGAGGATGATGAGGTTAAATCGGCATTGTTCCATATGCACCCAGACAAATCCCCTGGGCCGGATGGGATGAGTCCTGGCTTCTATCAAATGTTTTGGCCTATTGTTGGGCAAGATGTTATTCATGAGATGAAGAAGTTCTAG